A genomic region of Papaver somniferum cultivar HN1 chromosome 7, ASM357369v1, whole genome shotgun sequence contains the following coding sequences:
- the LOC113294120 gene encoding putative F-box protein At1g19160 — translation MKKTISFVGSINGLMCIARGPSVCICNPITREYVMLPEINRDCGDYYDFWASSFGYVSSTNEYKVVVIYVSERKTHVEVRIYTIGSGTGWRNIGKFNFGSNLHNSKKVLFANGALYWMDDGSGKVVTFDLAEEKFFENLSPPPLPQDGECCHNRIWVLNGSLFYAVVDEEDGFFDLQLLEKKNNNHDMKVSDQHQSLGWSKWFRVDDREVLAFTKRDAVLTYRYWYINIYHTKTSTSKGLAQFKNMVHQVSPHKNTLVSLKEQGEKDTRIMESDEIEKTKGREQPQKDANPEYIIVNW, via the coding sequence ATGAAGAAGactattagctttgttggttcgATTAATGGTTTGATGTGTATTGCTAGAGGTCCGTCTGTCTGTATTTGTAACCCCATCACTAGAGAATATGTTATGCTTCCTGAAATTAACAGAGATTGTGGTGATTACTATGACTTTTGGGCGAGCAGCTTTGGTTATGTTTCCTCAACCAATGAGTACAAAGTTGTAGTAATATATGTGTCGGAGAGGAAGACCCATGTAGAAGTCCGCATATACACTATAGGCAGTGGAACCGGATGGAGAAACATTGGAAAGTTCAATTTTGGATCCAACCTACACAatagtaaaaaggttttgtttgCCAATGGAGCTCTTTATTGGATGGACGATGGATCAGGAAAGGTCGTTACCTTCGATTTGGCTGAGGAAAAGTTCTTTGAAAACCTATCACCACCTCCTTTGCCACAAGACGGTGAATGCTGTCATAATAGAATATGGGTTCTGAATGGGTCCTTGTTTTATGCTGTCGTTGATGAAGAAGACGGATTTTTTGACTTACagttattagaaaagaaaaataataaccaTGACATGAAAGTGAGTGACCAACATCAGTCATTGGGTTGGAGTAAATGGTTTAGGGTTGATGATAGAGAAGTGTTGGCCTTTACAAAAAGAGATGCTGTTTTAACTTACAGGTATTGGTATATCAACATTTACCATACTAAAACTTCAACCTCGAAAGGACTTGCGCAGTTTAAGAATATGGTTCATCAAGTATCCCCTCACAAGAACACCTTAGTTTCTTTGAAAGAACAAGGGGAAAAAGATACAAGAATAATGGAGTCAGATGAAATTGAGAAGACAAAAGGCCGCGAGCAGCCACAGAAGGATGCGAACCCTGAATACATAATTGTAAACTGGTAA